The following coding sequences lie in one Allorhizobium pseudoryzae genomic window:
- a CDS encoding acyltransferase, giving the protein MQDADDEAEIAALHRRRLNVLTWERSAADIEDPAHQARLRRLETYAGASFGPDVYIAEEAEIHTSRLSVGRSSWIAGHAIVRGEIDLGDNVSINPFACLSGRVRIGSGVRIASHVSIVGFNHGFDDLETPIFRQPLTSKGITIEDDVWIGANAVVLDGVTIGQGAIIAAGAVVSQDIPAYAIAGGVPARVLKSRLPAASSQSAQVEEALTNLDAVAKREWREVIDGYRAGETFVSPDSSGKPVTSLRHLCDVVELAAAFGEPEAAGDRAKRIADLQSLQDEETGLFPEPGAPTVSPLQTDATALYNLLAVTYALDCLGAAPVHPVRVVDNLSSADIESWLESLPWQSRAWHCGATVDAIATGLHVNRRYFGGGESRHALFGWLINACDPQTGLWGQATEAEGLLQPVNGFYRLTRGSFAQFDLPVPYPRQAIDSVIRNYRDHDGFRHATLTACNLLDTIHPLLLCLQQTDHRRREAEEIAGEIILTLTPLWQTKRGFPFAQGHAAGLQGTEMGLSLLWLSAKLLGLEDRLSFQPKGIHRFGATVSAPLPASA; this is encoded by the coding sequence ATGCAGGATGCAGACGACGAGGCCGAAATTGCCGCGCTTCACCGCAGGCGGCTGAACGTTCTCACCTGGGAACGGTCGGCGGCGGACATCGAAGATCCCGCTCATCAGGCGCGCCTTCGGCGCCTGGAAACCTATGCTGGCGCCAGTTTCGGCCCGGACGTCTATATTGCCGAAGAGGCGGAGATCCATACGAGCCGATTGTCCGTCGGCCGCTCATCCTGGATTGCCGGTCATGCGATCGTGCGGGGCGAGATTGATCTCGGCGACAACGTCTCGATCAATCCGTTCGCTTGTCTGTCCGGCAGGGTGCGGATCGGCAGTGGTGTCCGCATCGCCTCGCATGTCAGCATCGTCGGCTTCAACCATGGCTTTGACGATCTGGAGACACCGATCTTCCGCCAGCCTCTGACCTCGAAGGGCATCACCATCGAGGACGACGTCTGGATCGGCGCGAATGCCGTGGTGCTGGATGGGGTAACCATCGGACAGGGCGCGATCATCGCGGCGGGCGCGGTGGTCTCTCAGGACATTCCGGCCTATGCCATTGCCGGGGGCGTGCCGGCACGGGTGCTGAAATCGCGTTTGCCTGCTGCTTCCTCGCAGAGCGCACAAGTGGAAGAGGCGCTGACGAACCTCGATGCCGTGGCAAAGCGCGAGTGGCGGGAGGTCATCGACGGTTACCGCGCGGGCGAAACCTTCGTCTCTCCCGACTCAAGCGGGAAACCCGTCACGTCGCTTCGGCATCTCTGCGATGTCGTCGAACTGGCGGCGGCCTTTGGCGAACCAGAAGCAGCGGGCGACCGTGCAAAACGGATCGCCGACCTCCAGTCCCTGCAGGATGAGGAAACCGGACTCTTTCCTGAACCGGGCGCGCCAACGGTCTCGCCTCTCCAGACGGACGCGACGGCACTCTACAACCTGCTGGCCGTCACTTATGCGCTGGATTGCCTCGGCGCAGCACCGGTTCATCCGGTGCGTGTGGTGGACAATCTGAGTTCAGCTGACATCGAATCCTGGCTGGAAAGTCTGCCCTGGCAAAGCCGTGCCTGGCATTGCGGCGCAACGGTCGATGCGATCGCGACCGGTCTTCATGTGAACCGCCGTTACTTCGGCGGTGGAGAAAGCCGGCATGCCCTGTTCGGCTGGCTGATCAATGCCTGCGATCCGCAGACGGGGCTCTGGGGACAGGCCACCGAAGCGGAAGGCCTTCTGCAGCCGGTCAATGGCTTCTACCGATTGACGCGGGGATCCTTCGCCCAGTTCGATCTGCCGGTTCCCTATCCGCGGCAGGCAATTGACTCGGTCATCCGCAATTACCGGGATCACGACGGCTTCCGCCACGCCACCCTCACCGCCTGCAACCTGCTGGATACGATTCATCCGTTGCTGCTCTGCCTGCAGCAGACCGATCATCGGCGGCGGGAGGCGGAAGAGATTGCCGGGGAGATCATCCTGACGCTTACGCCCCTGTGGCAGACAAAGCGCGGTTTTCCCTTCGCACAAGGACATGCAGCCGGCCTGCAGGGCACCGAAATGGGGCTTTCGCTCCTCTGGCTATCCGCCAAACTTCTGGGGCTGGAGGATCGCCTGTCCTTCCAGCCGAAAGGCATCCATCGGTTCGGAGCCACGGTTTCGGCGCCGCTCCCTGCATCGGCCTGA
- a CDS encoding methyl-accepting chemotaxis protein — MRASIKLKLTLAFGFVIAMLSAIAALGVMALGDLSARLETVLEEPAARLQLAQTIDIEQLEQVRNQKVMLLSTSIEDVRQAIAAIDHHRQLHDDAFDKVLGLANGEERAIFEKLHQLEEVYRRQDDKIRDLMLGGDQVAALSLSTTENKATLGEIDAVIDEIVNLEGRRLEDAKHAAHASYVETRTLMLTIAGIVMLAATVSALLIGRSINRGIGSAVSAVQNVSEGDLTRLAEIRTKDEIGELLGYVNTMIERLRGVVGDALTASDNVSSGSQELSASSEQLSQGATEQAAATEQASASMEEMAANIKSTAENAAQTEKIARQSSRDAETSGKAVIKAVTAMRTIAEKISIVQEIARQTDLLALNAAVEAARAGEHGKGFAVVASEVRKLAERSQAAAAEISALSGTTVQVATEAGEMLNRLVPDIQKTAELVSEITAACREQDIGASQINEAIQQLDQVTQQNASASEEMSATSEELAAQAEELQASIAFFRVERTKPSAPKAGKAQSAKTPVKKPMPAKMQAPSRPAARSVAQQQARAQGFVLDMSMGGPDDEDQDFKQSA; from the coding sequence ATGCGTGCTAGCATCAAACTAAAACTGACACTGGCATTCGGCTTCGTCATCGCCATGCTGTCCGCAATCGCGGCCTTGGGCGTGATGGCTTTGGGCGATCTCAGCGCGAGGCTGGAGACCGTGCTGGAAGAGCCGGCGGCACGCCTGCAACTGGCGCAGACAATTGACATCGAGCAACTCGAGCAGGTGCGAAACCAGAAGGTCATGCTGCTATCGACGTCGATTGAAGATGTGCGTCAAGCAATCGCAGCGATCGACCATCATCGCCAGCTGCATGACGATGCGTTTGATAAAGTCCTCGGACTGGCCAATGGTGAAGAGCGGGCGATCTTTGAGAAGCTGCACCAGTTGGAAGAGGTCTACCGCCGCCAGGATGACAAGATCCGTGATCTGATGCTGGGCGGCGATCAGGTTGCAGCCCTCTCATTGTCGACGACCGAAAACAAGGCGACGCTGGGCGAGATCGATGCCGTGATCGATGAGATCGTGAATCTTGAGGGCCGCAGGCTCGAGGACGCAAAACACGCCGCCCATGCGAGTTACGTGGAAACGCGCACCCTGATGCTCACCATCGCCGGTATCGTGATGCTGGCGGCGACGGTTTCGGCGCTTCTGATCGGACGCTCGATCAACCGCGGGATCGGCAGTGCGGTCAGCGCCGTTCAGAACGTCTCCGAGGGAGACCTGACCCGTCTGGCGGAGATCCGAACAAAGGACGAAATCGGCGAGCTTCTGGGTTACGTCAACACGATGATCGAACGCCTGCGTGGTGTCGTGGGAGATGCGCTTACCGCGTCAGACAATGTGTCCTCCGGCAGCCAGGAACTGTCCGCCAGTTCCGAACAGCTGAGCCAGGGTGCCACCGAACAGGCTGCCGCCACGGAGCAGGCCTCTGCCTCGATGGAAGAAATGGCCGCCAATATCAAGTCGACAGCCGAAAACGCGGCACAGACAGAAAAGATTGCCCGTCAATCCTCGCGTGACGCGGAAACCTCTGGCAAGGCGGTGATAAAGGCGGTCACGGCCATGCGCACGATCGCCGAAAAGATTTCGATCGTGCAGGAAATCGCTCGTCAGACCGATCTGCTGGCTTTGAACGCCGCGGTTGAGGCAGCGCGTGCCGGCGAGCACGGCAAGGGGTTTGCGGTCGTGGCCTCCGAAGTGCGAAAGCTGGCCGAGCGCAGCCAGGCGGCGGCAGCCGAGATCTCCGCCCTGTCCGGCACCACCGTCCAGGTCGCGACGGAGGCCGGCGAAATGCTGAATCGCTTGGTGCCGGATATTCAGAAGACGGCCGAGCTGGTGTCCGAGATCACCGCTGCCTGTCGCGAGCAGGATATCGGCGCGAGCCAGATCAACGAGGCAATCCAGCAGCTCGATCAGGTGACGCAGCAGAATGCATCGGCGTCGGAAGAGATGTCGGCGACGTCCGAAGAACTCGCCGCCCAGGCGGAAGAACTGCAGGCCTCCATCGCCTTCTTCCGCGTCGAGCGCACGAAGCCTTCGGCACCCAAGGCCGGCAAGGCACAATCCGCAAAAACGCCCGTCAAGAAGCCGATGCCTGCGAAAATGCAGGCGCCCTCCCGCCCTGCCGCCCGCAGTGTGGCGCAACAACAGGCACGGGCGCAGGGTTTTGTTCTCGACATGTCGATGGGTGGGCCCGACGACGAAGATCAGGACTTCAAACAAAGTGCCTGA
- a CDS encoding nucleoside/nucleotide kinase family protein, which yields MTTLSRNASLIADRLLSLPCGSRRMAGIAGPPGSGKSTLAEVVVDEINRREPGMAALFPMDGFHFDDSVLRERGRLANKGAIDTFDVHGLRHMLERLKRNEDDVVAVPVFDRSIEIARAGGRLIARQTGIIVCEGNYLLMRQSPWDRLKPIFDLTVLVEVDISELRRRLRARWEGLGLDEAAILQKLDGNDLPNGIAIMEGSTEPDIRVINN from the coding sequence ATGACCACACTGAGCCGCAATGCCAGCCTGATTGCCGACCGTCTCCTGTCGCTTCCATGCGGATCCCGCCGCATGGCGGGCATTGCCGGGCCGCCTGGATCGGGCAAATCGACGCTGGCCGAAGTGGTGGTCGATGAGATCAACCGGAGAGAGCCGGGAATGGCGGCCCTGTTTCCGATGGACGGCTTCCATTTCGACGACTCCGTTCTCCGCGAGAGGGGACGGCTTGCGAACAAGGGCGCGATCGACACCTTCGATGTGCATGGCTTGCGCCACATGCTGGAGCGCCTGAAGCGCAACGAGGACGATGTCGTGGCCGTACCGGTCTTCGACCGTTCGATCGAGATCGCCCGTGCCGGCGGACGGTTGATCGCCCGCCAGACCGGCATCATCGTGTGTGAAGGCAACTACCTGCTGATGCGCCAGTCCCCGTGGGATCGACTGAAGCCGATCTTCGATCTGACCGTGCTGGTGGAGGTGGACATCTCCGAACTGCGCCGGAGGCTTCGTGCGCGCTGGGAAGGTTTGGGGCTGGATGAAGCCGCCATTCTTCAAAAGCTGGACGGTAACGATCTGCCGAACGGCATCGCGATCATGGAAGGCAGCACTGAGCCGGATATTCGGGTGATCAACAACTGA
- a CDS encoding ABC transporter substrate-binding protein translates to MTLNYMSKTILAAAAGLTITASLGGAAFAQSSEPVTLKWALWDWDKVAYYKPLIEAYQAKHPNVKFEHVDLGSQDYTQMIATQLTGGSKDIDVVTIKDVPGYATLVKAGNISDLTDFMKTDKIDASAYGGLIEAMTIDGKVYALPFRSDFWVVYYNKDIFDKAGVPYPTNDMTWKQFDEIAEKLKGGFGSNKIYGALLHTWRSTVQLPGIQDGKQTLVDGQYDFLKPWYERALALQKSGAIPSYASLKTSNTHYSALFFNGTIGMLPMGTWFIGTQIAKVKSGESKSANWGIVSFPHPEGVPAGTTAAQLAGLSVNANSAHKEAALDFIKFAAGPEGAKIIAETGTIPAIRSDDVAAKIAALPGFPQDEASKKGLKAGKSYLEMAVNPNAAKIEVVLNRAHDAIMTDNVSIEQGLKDMNDGVKAIR, encoded by the coding sequence ATGACACTGAACTATATGTCGAAGACCATTTTGGCCGCCGCGGCCGGACTGACCATCACCGCGTCGCTGGGAGGGGCTGCCTTTGCGCAATCCTCCGAGCCGGTGACGCTGAAATGGGCACTCTGGGACTGGGATAAGGTCGCCTATTACAAGCCGCTGATCGAGGCCTATCAGGCCAAGCATCCGAACGTGAAGTTCGAGCATGTGGACCTCGGTTCGCAGGACTATACCCAGATGATCGCCACGCAGCTTACCGGCGGCTCCAAGGATATCGACGTCGTCACGATCAAGGACGTGCCGGGTTATGCAACGTTGGTGAAGGCCGGCAACATTTCCGACCTCACCGATTTCATGAAGACCGACAAGATCGATGCGTCCGCCTATGGCGGGCTGATCGAGGCGATGACAATCGATGGCAAGGTCTATGCCCTGCCCTTCCGGTCGGATTTCTGGGTCGTCTATTACAACAAGGATATCTTCGACAAGGCGGGCGTGCCCTACCCAACCAACGACATGACCTGGAAACAGTTCGACGAGATCGCTGAAAAGCTGAAGGGCGGTTTCGGCTCGAACAAGATCTATGGTGCGCTGCTGCACACCTGGCGCTCCACCGTTCAGCTGCCCGGCATCCAGGATGGCAAGCAGACACTGGTCGATGGCCAGTATGACTTCCTGAAGCCGTGGTACGAGCGGGCGCTCGCGCTGCAGAAGAGCGGCGCCATCCCCTCCTATGCCTCGCTGAAAACCTCCAACACCCATTATTCGGCGCTGTTCTTCAACGGCACGATCGGCATGCTGCCGATGGGCACCTGGTTCATTGGCACACAGATCGCCAAGGTGAAGAGCGGTGAATCGAAGAGCGCCAACTGGGGTATCGTCAGCTTCCCGCATCCGGAAGGTGTCCCCGCCGGCACGACTGCGGCACAGCTTGCCGGTCTTTCGGTCAACGCCAATTCGGCACACAAGGAGGCGGCACTCGACTTCATCAAGTTCGCCGCCGGCCCGGAAGGCGCCAAGATCATCGCCGAAACCGGAACGATCCCGGCGATCCGCTCCGACGACGTCGCAGCCAAGATCGCGGCCCTTCCCGGCTTCCCGCAGGATGAGGCGAGCAAGAAGGGGTTGAAGGCCGGCAAGTCCTACCTCGAAATGGCCGTCAACCCGAATGCGGCGAAGATCGAAGTGGTCCTGAACCGCGCCCATGATGCGATCATGACGGACAATGTCTCGATCGAGCAGGGCCTCAAGGACATGAACGATGGCGTGAAAGCCATCCGCTGA
- a CDS encoding xanthine dehydrogenase family protein molybdopterin-binding subunit yields MTIMEPRKHGNSADGAVGGRLARIEGQLKVTGGATYALEYPTDELAHAVLVQSTIAAGRVLNVDTARALAAPGVLMVLTPEDDLGLRLSGDWGGNPPEDLPYHPLPREVQFNGQSIAAVVAETREQAAEAARLVSVTYEEQPGVADLDDPKAGEGKLLQHLSVGWGDAEAALAAAPVQIEAEYRTPREYHCAMEPHGLTAKWEDDQLILWEPSQWSHGMARMYAEWFSLPSENVRIISPFIGGGFGSKGQPLAYGAVAAAASRKLGRPVRLAVTRPQNFTSYGGRAATRQTIKLGATQDGILQAIIQRGASETSVYADVPEQTGAATPILYKVENFSSESRVVPVNTVSPGALRGPGKNPSAFGIECAMEELAYQLNMDPLELRLKNYADHDYQSGKPWSTRQLREALTEGAEAFGWSKRSPAPRSMRKGRKLVGWGIGCGTFPVIQAPSEAMIRILSNGRVEVVSGSIDMGQGTYTILAQTASEALGVPVGQVDVVLGDSRLPGAAIAGGSMLAGSITGAVHKAALAARDELIGLALGASGSPFRDTGANTLTIQDGRLSLPRNDSPTMSLPELLASLGRDHVEVRRNTLPDGVSPEDQQKSWGNMSRVQGPTMGDYSMHSWCAHFAEVEVDEDFGTVRVSRMVSAFDCGRLYNPRLVESQWRGGIIMGIGQALLEEGVVDPRNGRTMNNNLGDYLVPTNADIPDIQVISVGVPDLRASALGGKGVGEVGIVGVAPAIANAVFHATGKRVRDLPVTLEKLI; encoded by the coding sequence ATGACGATCATGGAACCCCGCAAACACGGCAATTCCGCCGATGGCGCCGTCGGCGGGCGCCTTGCCCGTATCGAAGGCCAGTTGAAGGTAACGGGTGGCGCAACCTACGCACTGGAATACCCAACGGACGAGCTGGCGCACGCGGTGCTCGTCCAAAGCACGATTGCAGCCGGTCGTGTGTTGAACGTCGATACCGCACGCGCACTGGCCGCGCCGGGCGTGCTGATGGTGCTGACGCCGGAGGATGATCTGGGCCTTCGCCTCTCGGGTGACTGGGGCGGCAACCCGCCGGAAGACCTGCCCTACCATCCGCTGCCACGGGAGGTGCAGTTCAACGGCCAGTCGATTGCCGCTGTGGTGGCGGAAACGCGTGAACAGGCGGCGGAAGCAGCGCGCCTCGTCAGCGTGACCTATGAGGAACAGCCAGGCGTTGCCGATCTCGATGATCCGAAAGCCGGTGAAGGCAAGCTTCTTCAGCACTTGAGCGTCGGCTGGGGGGATGCCGAGGCAGCTCTTGCCGCAGCACCCGTCCAGATCGAGGCCGAGTATCGCACGCCGCGCGAATATCACTGCGCCATGGAACCGCACGGCCTGACGGCAAAGTGGGAAGACGATCAACTGATCCTTTGGGAGCCCAGCCAGTGGTCGCATGGCATGGCCCGCATGTATGCGGAGTGGTTTTCGCTGCCGAGCGAGAACGTCCGGATCATTTCCCCTTTCATCGGCGGCGGTTTCGGCTCCAAGGGACAACCGCTGGCCTATGGTGCCGTGGCGGCTGCCGCTTCCCGCAAGCTCGGCCGCCCGGTGCGGCTGGCGGTGACCCGGCCGCAGAACTTTACCAGTTATGGCGGGCGTGCCGCCACGCGCCAGACAATCAAGCTTGGTGCGACGCAGGACGGCATCCTGCAGGCCATCATTCAACGCGGTGCAAGCGAAACCTCCGTCTATGCGGATGTTCCGGAGCAGACGGGTGCGGCGACGCCGATCCTCTACAAGGTGGAAAACTTCTCATCGGAGTCGCGGGTGGTGCCGGTCAACACGGTCAGTCCCGGTGCACTGCGGGGACCGGGAAAGAATCCCAGCGCCTTCGGCATCGAATGTGCGATGGAGGAACTCGCCTATCAGCTGAACATGGATCCGCTGGAACTCAGGCTGAAGAACTATGCGGATCACGACTACCAGTCCGGCAAGCCGTGGTCGACGCGCCAGTTGCGGGAAGCCTTGACTGAAGGCGCCGAAGCCTTCGGCTGGTCGAAACGCAGCCCGGCGCCGCGCTCCATGCGCAAGGGGCGTAAACTTGTCGGCTGGGGCATCGGCTGCGGGACATTCCCGGTGATCCAGGCGCCGAGCGAGGCGATGATCCGCATTCTCTCGAACGGCCGCGTCGAAGTGGTGTCCGGCTCGATCGACATGGGGCAGGGGACCTATACCATCCTCGCCCAGACGGCCTCCGAGGCGCTCGGCGTGCCCGTGGGGCAGGTCGATGTCGTGCTCGGCGATTCACGGCTGCCAGGCGCTGCGATTGCCGGGGGCTCGATGCTGGCCGGCTCCATCACGGGGGCCGTTCATAAGGCCGCGCTCGCTGCGCGCGACGAATTGATCGGCCTGGCGCTCGGCGCCTCCGGTTCGCCCTTTCGGGACACCGGTGCCAATACGCTCACCATTCAGGACGGTCGTCTATCCTTGCCGCGCAATGACAGTCCGACGATGAGTTTGCCTGAATTGCTGGCCAGCCTCGGACGGGACCATGTCGAGGTCCGACGCAACACGCTGCCGGACGGTGTCTCGCCCGAGGACCAGCAGAAGAGCTGGGGCAACATGTCGAGGGTGCAGGGTCCCACCATGGGCGACTACTCGATGCACAGTTGGTGCGCGCATTTCGCCGAGGTGGAGGTGGACGAAGATTTCGGCACGGTGCGGGTCTCGCGCATGGTCTCCGCGTTCGATTGCGGGCGGCTCTACAATCCGCGTCTCGTCGAAAGCCAATGGCGCGGCGGCATCATCATGGGCATTGGGCAGGCGCTGCTGGAGGAGGGGGTCGTCGACCCCCGCAACGGCCGCACGATGAACAACAACCTCGGCGACTACCTGGTGCCGACCAATGCCGATATTCCGGACATCCAGGTGATCTCCGTCGGGGTGCCCGATCTTCGTGCTTCGGCTCTCGGTGGCAAGGGCGTTGGTGAAGTCGGCATTGTCGGCGTTGCCCCGGCCATTGCCAATGCCGTGTTTCATGCCACCGGCAAACGGGTGCGCGATCTGCCTGTCACGCTTGAAAAGCTGATCTGA
- a CDS encoding DUF2264 domain-containing protein yields MYDFARANPLNGNPLKTRADLQKALLDLFRPLLPYFSEGGARVRLSAAGAIFDHAAADLEGFARPLWGIVPFVAGGGHFPYWDLYRKGLANGTNPDHPEYWGDVADRNQRLVELAAIGFALALVPDHLWAPLDAKAKQDVARYLLAARERDYVDNNWKFFRVLVDLGLTRIGIAFDQTKTEAYLDELEAFDIGEGWYRDGPVKRVDHYIPFAMHFYGLIYAVLAKGDEARCERIRARARRFAPDIRHWYGPDGTSLAFGRSQTYRFAAGGFWAALAFADLEALPWGEIKGYYLRHIRYWSQLPIADRDGVLSVGYGYPNLLMSESYNSAGSPYWALKFFLALALPEDHPFWRAEEMPAPAFVDPVPLEKPGMVAMHTTGNIVVLASGQEHDKMRGSHEKYSKFAYSTRYGFNIEANDRHFDAASFDNMLGLSDDGVHFRMRETLEEALIADDMLYSRWKPWADVTVETWLIPANPWHLRVHRISTPRPLESMEGGFAIARADFNKDRTEVTAERAIWFGQSDTSAIVDLSGQPIRKGHAQLAIANTNLVHAKTLVPQLRGTIPAGETVLSAAICALPVEVGTDFLDAVPTAPDLAALDTLFRQSGRRVAAFDLR; encoded by the coding sequence ATGTATGATTTCGCCCGCGCCAATCCCCTGAATGGCAATCCGCTGAAGACGAGGGCCGATCTGCAAAAGGCGCTGCTCGATCTCTTCCGCCCGCTGCTGCCCTATTTTTCCGAAGGCGGCGCGCGTGTTCGCCTGAGCGCCGCCGGTGCGATCTTCGACCATGCGGCGGCCGATCTCGAAGGTTTTGCCCGGCCGCTTTGGGGCATCGTACCTTTTGTTGCGGGCGGCGGCCACTTCCCGTACTGGGATCTTTACCGCAAGGGGCTCGCCAACGGCACCAACCCCGATCATCCGGAATATTGGGGTGATGTGGCAGACCGCAACCAGCGCCTCGTTGAACTCGCCGCCATCGGCTTTGCGCTGGCCCTGGTGCCCGACCATCTGTGGGCACCGCTGGATGCGAAGGCCAAGCAGGACGTCGCGCGCTATCTGCTGGCGGCGCGCGAGCGGGACTATGTCGACAACAACTGGAAATTCTTCCGTGTGCTGGTCGATCTCGGGCTCACGCGGATCGGCATCGCGTTCGACCAGACCAAGACCGAAGCCTATCTTGATGAGCTGGAGGCCTTCGATATCGGCGAGGGCTGGTATCGCGACGGACCGGTGAAGCGCGTCGATCACTACATCCCCTTCGCCATGCACTTTTACGGCCTGATCTATGCGGTTCTGGCCAAGGGCGACGAGGCACGTTGTGAGAGAATCCGGGCGCGGGCCAGGCGGTTTGCCCCGGATATCCGCCACTGGTACGGACCGGATGGCACCTCGCTTGCCTTCGGCCGCAGCCAGACCTACCGGTTCGCCGCCGGTGGCTTCTGGGCGGCTCTTGCCTTTGCCGATCTGGAGGCGCTGCCCTGGGGCGAGATCAAGGGCTATTACCTGCGTCACATCCGCTACTGGTCGCAGCTACCGATCGCCGATCGCGATGGCGTACTCTCCGTCGGCTACGGTTACCCCAACCTCTTGATGAGCGAGAGCTACAATTCCGCCGGCTCGCCCTACTGGGCGCTCAAATTCTTCCTGGCGCTGGCGCTGCCGGAGGATCACCCCTTCTGGCGGGCAGAGGAAATGCCTGCGCCCGCCTTTGTAGACCCCGTGCCGCTCGAAAAGCCGGGCATGGTGGCCATGCACACGACCGGCAATATCGTCGTTCTGGCCTCGGGCCAGGAGCACGACAAGATGCGCGGCTCCCATGAAAAATACTCGAAGTTCGCTTATTCGACCCGTTACGGCTTCAACATCGAAGCCAATGACCGGCATTTCGATGCGGCAAGCTTCGACAACATGCTGGGCCTCTCCGACGACGGCGTGCATTTTCGCATGCGCGAGACGCTGGAGGAGGCGCTGATTGCCGATGACATGCTCTATTCCCGCTGGAAACCCTGGGCGGACGTGACCGTCGAAACCTGGCTGATCCCGGCCAATCCCTGGCACCTGCGTGTGCATCGCATCTCGACGCCCCGCCCGCTTGAGAGCATGGAAGGCGGCTTTGCCATTGCGCGTGCGGATTTCAATAAGGACCGCACCGAGGTGACGGCTGAGCGCGCCATCTGGTTCGGCCAGAGCGATACGAGTGCGATCGTTGATCTGTCCGGTCAGCCGATCCGAAAGGGCCATGCGCAATTGGCGATTGCCAATACCAATCTCGTCCATGCCAAAACGCTGGTTCCGCAACTGCGCGGCACCATCCCCGCCGGCGAAACGGTCCTGTCCGCCGCCATCTGCGCCTTGCCGGTCGAGGTCGGGACGGACTTTCTCGATGCCGTGCCCACGGCGCCGGATCTCGCCGCGCTCGATACCCTTTTCCGGCAGTCAGGAAGGCGCGTTGCCGCCTTCGACCTCAGGTGA
- a CDS encoding FAD binding domain-containing protein, which yields MLDFSYSRATSLADASQQAAAEGGRILAGGTTLLDLAKCGVETPQTVVDILSLQGLDTISVDASGARIGTLAKMSAVADHAGLSALCPALSQSLALAASAQLRNMATIGGNLLQRTRCPYFRDPVTFPNCNKRNPGSGCAAIGGVTRNHAVLGTSEHCIATYHGDLAVALVAFDAVVETDRRTIPIDTFFLLPEDRPDRETVLEQGEMITGIAVPASPAAKNSLYLKVRDRQSYEFAAASAAVGLEFEPDGRTMKDVRVAVGGVATKPWRARAVEQALVGKPLTAEGLRQAVGHSVDGAVAHGGNRYKIELLPRVVARAIQTVATTLAPHLAQDLGEPA from the coding sequence ATGCTTGATTTCTCCTATTCACGCGCCACCTCCCTGGCCGACGCCAGCCAGCAGGCCGCTGCCGAGGGTGGACGCATCCTGGCAGGCGGCACGACGCTGCTCGACCTGGCAAAATGCGGCGTGGAAACGCCGCAGACCGTCGTCGATATCCTCAGTCTGCAAGGCCTGGACACCATCAGCGTTGATGCTTCGGGCGCCCGCATCGGGACGCTTGCAAAAATGAGCGCGGTTGCGGATCATGCCGGCCTCTCGGCGCTCTGTCCGGCACTATCGCAGTCATTGGCGCTCGCCGCCTCCGCCCAGTTGCGCAATATGGCAACCATTGGCGGAAACCTTCTGCAGCGGACGCGCTGTCCGTATTTCCGTGATCCCGTGACCTTCCCGAACTGCAACAAGCGCAATCCGGGATCAGGCTGTGCCGCGATCGGCGGCGTGACGCGCAACCATGCGGTTCTCGGAACGAGCGAGCACTGCATCGCAACCTATCACGGCGATCTGGCCGTTGCCCTCGTCGCCTTCGACGCGGTGGTCGAGACGGATCGGCGTACCATCCCGATCGACACGTTCTTCCTCCTGCCGGAGGACCGACCGGACCGGGAGACGGTTCTGGAGCAAGGCGAGATGATTACGGGCATCGCCGTCCCGGCTTCTCCTGCCGCAAAGAACTCGCTCTATCTCAAGGTCCGTGACCGCCAGTCCTATGAATTTGCGGCGGCGAGTGCCGCCGTCGGCCTGGAATTCGAACCGGACGGCCGCACGATGAAGGATGTTCGCGTGGCGGTCGGCGGTGTCGCCACCAAGCCGTGGCGGGCAAGGGCGGTGGAGCAGGCCTTGGTCGGGAAGCCGCTCACCGCCGAAGGTCTCCGGCAGGCGGTTGGCCATTCCGTAGACGGCGCCGTCGCGCATGGCGGCAATCGCTACAAGATCGAGCTCCTGCCGCGCGTCGTGGCGCGCGCCATTCAGACCGTCGCCACAACACTTGCACCGCACCTTGCGCAAGACCTGGGAGAACCCGCATGA